The following coding sequences lie in one Gouania willdenowi chromosome 5, fGouWil2.1, whole genome shotgun sequence genomic window:
- the rae1 gene encoding mRNA export factor isoform X2 — MSLFGTTSGFGAATTGVFGSTTTDSHNPMKDVEVTSPPDDSISCLAFSPPTMPGNFLIGGSWANDVRCWEVQDNGQTVPKAQQMHTGPVLDACWSDDGSKVFTASCDKTAKMWDLNSNQAMQIAQHDGPIKAIHWIKAPNYSCIMTGSWDKTLKFWDTRSPNPMMSLQMPERCYCADVVYPMAVVATAERGLIVYQLENQPSEFRRIDSPLKHQHRCVAIFKDKQNKPTGFALGSIEGRVAIHYINPPNPAKDNFTFKCHRSNGTNTTTPQDIYAVNAISFHPVHGTLATVGSDGRFSFWDKDARTKLKTSEQLDQPITACCFNHNGNIFAYASSYDWSKGHEYYNPQKKNYIFLRNAAEELKPRNKK, encoded by the exons ATGAGTTTATTTGGAACCACCTCTGGGTTTGGGGCAGCGACTACAGGAGTCTTTGGAAGCACCACGACAGACAGCCACAATCCTATGAAG GATGTTGAAGTGACTTCACCTCCAGACGACAGCATTAGCTGTCTTGCTTTCAGCCCCCCAACGATGCCTGGAAACTTCCTGATTGGAGGCTCATGGGCCAATGAT GTTCGGTGCTGGGAGGTGCAGGACAATGGACAAACTGTCCCTAAAGCCCAACAAATGCACACGGGTCCAGTTCTGGATGCGTGCTGGAGCGAC GATGGAAGTAAAGTCTTCACTGCTTCTTGTGACAAGACGGCAAAGATGTGGGACCTTAACAGCAATCAGGCGATGCAGATAGCACAG CATGATGGGCCAATTAAAGCAATCCACTGGATAAAAGCACCAAATTACAGCTGTATTATGACTGGAAGCTGGGACAAAACACTGAAG ttTTGGGACACGCGTTCACCCAATCCTATGATGTCACTGCAGATGCCTGAGAGATGCTACTGTGCTGATGTT GTGTATCCGATGGCAGTGGTGGCCACAGCAGAGAGAGGCCTCATCGTTTACCAGTTGGAGAATCAGCCGTCAGAGTTTCGCCGCATAGACTCTCCTCTCAAACATCAG CATCGTTGTGTCGCAATATTCAAGGACAAGCAGAACAAGCCGACAGGATTTGCTCTGGGAAGCATCGAGGGCCGTGTTGCGATTCATTACATAAACCCCCCAAACCC AGCCAAAGATAACTTCACCTTCAAGTGCCACAGATCCAATGGAACCAATACCACCACCCCACAGGACATCTATGCA gtGAACGCCATCTCCTTCCACCCTGTGCACGGCACTCTGGCCACGGTGGGCTCAGATGGACGTTTCAGCTTCTGGGACAAAGACGCTCGCACCAAACTGAAGACATCTGAGCAGCTGgaccagccaatcacagcctgCTGCTTCAACCACAACGGCAACATTTTTGCTTATGCTTCGAGTTACGACTGGTCAAAG GGCCACGAGTACTACAATCCCCAGAAGAAGAACTACATCTTCCTCAGGAACGCTGCTGAGGAGCTGAAGCCTCGAAACAAGAAATG A
- the rae1 gene encoding mRNA export factor isoform X1 yields MSLFGTTSGFGAATTGVFGSTTTDSHNPMKDVEVTSPPDDSISCLAFSPPTMPGNFLIGGSWANDVRCWEVQDNGQTVPKAQQMHTGPVLDACWSDDGSKVFTASCDKTAKMWDLNSNQAMQIAQHDGPIKAIHWIKAPNYSCIMTGSWDKTLKFWDTRSPNPMMSLQMPERCYCADVVYPMAVVATAERGLIVYQLENQPSEFRRIDSPLKHQHRCVAIFKDKQNKPTGFALGSIEGRVAIHYINPPNPAKDNFTFKCHRSNGTNTTTPQDIYAVNAISFHPVHGTLATVGSDGRFSFWDKDARTKLKTSEQLDQPITACCFNHNGNIFAYASSYDWSKGHEYYNPQKKNYIFLRNAAEELKPRNKKW; encoded by the exons ATGAGTTTATTTGGAACCACCTCTGGGTTTGGGGCAGCGACTACAGGAGTCTTTGGAAGCACCACGACAGACAGCCACAATCCTATGAAG GATGTTGAAGTGACTTCACCTCCAGACGACAGCATTAGCTGTCTTGCTTTCAGCCCCCCAACGATGCCTGGAAACTTCCTGATTGGAGGCTCATGGGCCAATGAT GTTCGGTGCTGGGAGGTGCAGGACAATGGACAAACTGTCCCTAAAGCCCAACAAATGCACACGGGTCCAGTTCTGGATGCGTGCTGGAGCGAC GATGGAAGTAAAGTCTTCACTGCTTCTTGTGACAAGACGGCAAAGATGTGGGACCTTAACAGCAATCAGGCGATGCAGATAGCACAG CATGATGGGCCAATTAAAGCAATCCACTGGATAAAAGCACCAAATTACAGCTGTATTATGACTGGAAGCTGGGACAAAACACTGAAG ttTTGGGACACGCGTTCACCCAATCCTATGATGTCACTGCAGATGCCTGAGAGATGCTACTGTGCTGATGTT GTGTATCCGATGGCAGTGGTGGCCACAGCAGAGAGAGGCCTCATCGTTTACCAGTTGGAGAATCAGCCGTCAGAGTTTCGCCGCATAGACTCTCCTCTCAAACATCAG CATCGTTGTGTCGCAATATTCAAGGACAAGCAGAACAAGCCGACAGGATTTGCTCTGGGAAGCATCGAGGGCCGTGTTGCGATTCATTACATAAACCCCCCAAACCC AGCCAAAGATAACTTCACCTTCAAGTGCCACAGATCCAATGGAACCAATACCACCACCCCACAGGACATCTATGCA gtGAACGCCATCTCCTTCCACCCTGTGCACGGCACTCTGGCCACGGTGGGCTCAGATGGACGTTTCAGCTTCTGGGACAAAGACGCTCGCACCAAACTGAAGACATCTGAGCAGCTGgaccagccaatcacagcctgCTGCTTCAACCACAACGGCAACATTTTTGCTTATGCTTCGAGTTACGACTGGTCAAAG GGCCACGAGTACTACAATCCCCAGAAGAAGAACTACATCTTCCTCAGGAACGCTGCTGAGGAGCTGAAGCCTCGAAACAAGAAATGGTGA
- the LOC114463703 gene encoding bone morphogenetic protein 7-like, producing the protein MVRSAFSALLLILWWLSYSCVLSVRVAVSNFSVEAEVQSSFLQGRLRSQERRDIQREILSILGLPHRPRPYLGSKQSAAPVFMLDLYNIISTDAQLPGYPYYRAPMVTPMDSRFLDDADTVMSFTNLVDQDRDLLVRQQAREFRFDLSRIPEGEAITAAELRICKDFIHEHNDNETFRVLVYQILQKPLNKEIKVMLLGQRTVWASEDGWLVFDLTTASNLWLVKPEQNLGLHLLVEDSHGRRRSPELSGLVTGSGPRNKQPFLVVFFKANEVRLRSIRSAHGQKRRHSKHSKPQRTSQDVMKAVESAAETFGVPKEGCNRRELYVSFKDLGWQDWIIAPEGYSAYYCEGECAFPLNSYMNATNHAIVQTLVHFINPDLVPKPCCAPTQLHGISVLYFDDSSNVILKKYRNMVVRACGCH; encoded by the exons ATGGTAAGAAGTGCGTTCTCAGCGCTGCTGCTCATCCTTTGGTGGTTAAGTTACTCATGCGTGCTTTCCGTGCGAGTCGCCGTCTCCAACTTCTCCGTGGAGGCCGAGGTGCAGTCCAGCTTCCTCCAGGGCCGGCTGAGGAGCCAGGAGCGCAGGGACATCCAGCGGGAGATCCTCTCCATCCTGGGGCTGCCGCACCGCCCGCGGCCGTATCTGGGCTCCAAACAGAGCGCAGCGCCGGTGTTCATGTTGGATCTGTACAACATCATCTCCACTGACGCACAGCTGCCTGGGTATCCCTACTACAGGGCCCCCATGGTGACCCCCATGGATAGTCGCTTCCTGGATGACGCAGACACGGTGATGAGCTTCACTAACCTGG TTGATCAGGATCGGGATCTTCTTGTCCGGCAGCAGGCGAGAGAGTTTCGATTCGATCTTTCTCGTATTCCAGAGGGCGAGGCCATCACGGCTGCTGAGCTCAGGATTTGTAAAGATTTTATCCACGAACACAACGACAATGAAACATTCCGGGTGCTGGTCTACCAGATCCTCCAGAAGCCCCTGAATAA GGAAATCAAAGTGATGCTGCTGGGCCAGCGGACGGTTTGGGCCTCAGAAGACGGGTGGCTGGTCTTTGACCTGACCACAGCCAGTAACCTCTGGTTGGTGAAGCCTGAGCAGAACCTTGGTTTGCACCTGCTCGTGGAGGACAGTCATG GACGGAGGCGAAGCCCTGAACTCTCTGGCTTGGTTACAGGCAGTGGTCCCAGGAACAAGCAGCCTTTCCTGGTGGTGTTTTTCAAAGCCAATGAAGTGCGACTGCGCAGCATCCGCTCGGCTCACGGCCAGAAGCGTCGCCACTCCAAACATTCCAAACCCCAAAGGACGAGCCAAGACGTGATGAAGGCAGTGGAGTCTGCAGCAG AAACCTTTGGTGTCCCCAAGGAGGGGTGTAACAGACGTGAGCTGTATGTCAGCTTCAAAGATCTGGGATGGCAG GACTGGATCATAGCCCCAGAGGGATATTCAGCTTATTACTGTGAGGGCGAGTGTGCCTTCCCCCTCAATTCTTACATGAACGCCACCAATCATGCTATCGTGCAAACTCTG GTTCACTTTATTAATCCAGATTTAGTGCCCAAGCCCTGCTGTGCTCCTACGCAGCTGCACGGCATCTCAGTGCTCTACTTTGACGACAGCTCCAACGTCATCCTCAAAAAGTACCGTAACATGGTGGTCAGAGCGTGTGGCTGTCACTGA